catccagtaccaagtcaaacgccttacaaaaatctaagtatattacattaacactattatctttatcaacctgtaatctcataaaaaaaaatcaagttagtttgacaagatctctTTTCCAtgaacccatgttgatttgcattaattacattatcctcctttcattctttattGAGTCCCATAatagctgctccattatcttgctcagaattgatgtcaggctgacaggcctataattacccaggtcatcccatttattccatttacccttttaaaaattggcacaacagtAGTtttattccagtcttctggaacttcgcCACTGCTCAAAGATGTATTGTAAAGCAACATTGATGCTCCAGtgatctcctcagccagctcttttaaaactcttggatacaagttatctaGAACTTCTGAttgaaaaatgtctaactttagtagctttggtttaacatcctccagagacaCTAGTGAAATGGAAAGAGTTTGATCATCACTATATGATGAGATTACATaatcttttccccccaaatacagaatggaaatatttatttaacatttctgtcttttctgcattattattgataattctatcatttccatctagtaacggGCCAATACAATTGTCAGGATTATTTTGGTTcctaatactttttaaaaactccttattgtctttAACGCTGTTGATCATAGATTGCTCTTTGTGTCCTtgtgcttcccttatcaattttctacaattcctaatttctgatttatattcattactgtcatcttcccctttcttccatttgttatttttttaaattatttgtatagCTTCCTTCACTTCTCCTCTAAACCAGGTGTTCTTTTAACCAGTACAATCTTCTTCgttgattgtggcttttggggcatctagtgaggtgttttttaaatgatttccaattatcattcccattttttCTTAATAAATTGTTTATCCTTGTGCCTGagttgcaaaaacaaacaaaaagtcaaacaaacaaataaaaacaaccaaATGACATTTAGGAATAGATTTTTCAATATTAATATTTCAGATTATTATGTGCAGATTATTATCTATAGTTAATTTAAACAGACTGAATATGATACATGTTTTGCTGAAAATCCAATTGACAAAGCTAGTTacagaaatatttgtaatatatattttgaatattttgctGTTATATGAAATTTAACAAGCTGAAATAAAACCAAACAGAAAGGACAGAAACATACAACCAAAGGGTTAAATCATCACGAGAGATCCTCACTGGGAGCTGATTTTATTGAGAGATGTAGACATTCAGTGGTTGCATAGATAGAAACCCAGTCATCTGTGGGGTCTGAATCCTGGACCTTCACTGCAAAAGACTGGCATCTGCAATTTGAGATAAATGAGAACACCACTAATTATAAGTAGTACATTGCTATTGTCACTGAAGCCAGTCACTAATGGGAAATACAATCAATACCCCACACATCAAGCCAGTGTACATCAGCTCACTGTATATCAGCACTTGTCAGGATTTGGTCCAAGTGTTTGGTACATTTTGTGCTTAAAATACCCACTAGCTCTTATGATGATTGTGTAATGCAGAGTATTTCTCTCTTTATGTCTTAGAATATTAAAAGAGCAAATGTCAAGTACACTTTTATACTTAAAACacttaaatgtttttttcctgaacATTTAAGAATGTTAGCACTCATGAAAATGAAGAATAGCATGGATTTGGGCTAGACATAATATAGGCAGATGATGTGCAAACATCCCAGAGATCCTTTGCCAATGCATCTCTGTCTTAGCCTGTGACAGACCTACTAATATTCCAGTCCACACTCTCTTGAATAGACTGCAGACATTGAAAAAGGGAAGAAATACCTATCTGCATAGGGTATCCACACTTCAGCCAGCAAATAGCAATCTAGGTAAAGATACTGCAGATCTTGGGTAAGTGACTAATTTCTACCATGAaggtgaaatatttatttttctctggtACTAAGCCCATAGAGTGCTATATGGTTCAGAAATTACCTGTCAAGCTGCCTATCCTAGATGCACATTCAGTGCCAGCAGATGGGTGCTAGGAGATAGGACAGGTCTGAATGCACTCTGCACAAATATATGCAGAATTCAAAAATGGCTCAAAGTCACCCACTGTGTCTGTTTAGATAGGGTGCAAATTCACTGCAAACCTGTCTGTGCACCAGGTGACTTGATAGAGAATCTAGTCCTTTGTGGTTCTTTTGTATTATATATAAATGGGAACTACAATGAGGCCACCATTCTCCTTATACTGGAACATTACCATAGTGCCTGAGCACTTGTGACCCAAGATGTTATTTGAACCTAAAGCAGATGTCCAGAGTTGCAAGAGCAACGTATAAAGACTCTGTGACATTTAACTCCCCAGGACAGACACATTTTTATAAAGTGTTTAATTAAAGCTGACAGAGGGTTTTAGTGACTTTCTAATGCCTTCTCAAGGTTTCGCAAATATTTCCCCCAAATTTTTCCTGAACTATTCATGCTTCAATTTCAATATCACACATTCAAATCTAATGATAGGATTCTCCTTTTCAACAATATCACAATTTGTCATCACTCTTGTAGAAATCTTTTGGCAATCCAAAATTAGAGAACAGAAAGCAGTTTTTGTAGACAAAAATGAAGTATATAAAATAGCTCTACATATCTTTGCCAATAGTTATATGAATTCATTTGAATGTTATAGTGCAATGTAACTGTTAAAAGTCAGGCTTGCACAACACTGGAATTCTTGCAATGCAGTGTATGCTacaatatttaagaaaaatatatttatacagTGAAGGACAATTTTTCAACTCACTCCATTCCTCAGATAACAAAGGATAGGGATAAAATATTCACATAAAAGTTGAATGTAATTAATGTAtcaaagcaacaaaaataagtttatattTATACACAAGTTAGGTTTTCTTCTGGTTCCCTGTCTACCAAATTAATGCTTCCTGTGATCACAGATTCTTCCTGAGCTGAGATGTTTTTTGACTGCTTTTTGGCACAATATGGAATGTGGCCACAAAAATACATGTAAATCCACGGATTGGCACAACTATTCAAATTCCCCAGGAGCATGATGATGGTAAATGCTGCACCTGGAATGAAAGAATTGGAGAGATACCAATGTAAATAAGACACGCCAGAAAGTAGTAATGTTCTTATGAATTGATGCTCTTTGATGTACATGTTCTTAAATTAATTAACTTAACTTTTGTAGGATCAGTTTAGCATTTTGCAATagagaaaaagttaaaataacattaggagatttcagtttattcaatggTTATAAAAATTGTAATTCTGTAGCTATCTACAGTATATAATACATTGTAGCTGCATATGCATAAGATGTATTTCAGAAATAGATATTTTTGCATAACTCTTCTTACCCCATATAAATCTAAATGTTAATGTAGTTGCTTGTTACCTTAATCTATGTAAATACTGTACCATCTCAGAAATGCATACCTgtagaaagaatttttaaaacaaagatcaTAACGTGAGATCTTTTCAGAAGACAAGACTATAGTCTAATTTTATAAAGTTATAGTATAATTTTGTCTGATTTATATCCATATTTTATCTTTCAACAGCTGAACTTTAGAAATGAAGTTGATAGGGAGTCTGTTTTTAACAAAAGAGTAGCAatataattttgaaaatattaatattGTGTACAGCATTTTATTCTTTTGTATTTTAGCTttgttttcattacaaatatcaACCCTTACACAATTTGTAATTGTTCCATAGTTCACTGAAGATATTTCACAGCTAAGAACATTTCAATATTCAAAAACCACTTCAGAGGTTTTATAGTGTTGCTGTTATAAATAGTaaaccagaaatatttattttattaatttgaataattattttattaattagttAAAGCTAAAATGCTATATTGCCTTTAATTTCCCTAATATACAAAAAAAGTAATTCCATAATCTCTAAAATCTCTAAATGTATATATTGATCTCTTGCTAGTACAAATAAAACTTATAACATTTTCACTGTGTTGTTTACTAATAATTAAATGCTAATTAATCTTGGTTAGCCTTCCCAGCAGAAAAAAAGCCTTATTGAAAGCATATGTTTgtacatgtgtacacacacattaaGTAACCCCCAAGATGATTTTTGATTATGCAGTGTAATATGTTACCAGCTATTGTACATCAttattcatggccatgaaaaactcCTCACGGACTGTGAAATTTGGTCtaccccatgaaatctggtcttctgtgtgcttttaccctatactatacagctTTCATGAGGAGAGACCAGCGTTCTCAAACTgggtgtcctgacccaaaaggtggTTGCGGGGGACAGGTTGCAagcttattttaggggggttgcggtattgccacccttacttctgcactgccttcagagctgggtggcaggagagcggcagctgctgtgaaggcagcagcacagaaataagggtgacaataccatgccatccttacttctgtgctgctgctggcagtggtgctaccttcagagctgggctcacggccagcagccaccgctctccggccacccagctctgaaggaagcactgccaccagcagcagcgcagatgtaagggtagcagtactgcaaccccccttcaataaccttgtgaccccccccacacacacacacacaactcctttttcgGTCaggacctaagttccctgtaagctgcgtggcCGTGCAGCAGCTTATTTAGTGCCGCACAGGCACTCAGGGAACCCATGCAGCCGACCTGCCACagccgggggaggggtgtgccataggcaccgacttcccctctagcCTGGGGCGGTGCTCgaccctgccctccaccccaggccccgcccccactccacccctacccccaatccCCGCCCCTTTCTCCAGCCCAAATACTGCTGcaaggagagagctggggggagtcctctctctccctgtcatagccccggagcaccctcctgcaccccaaacccctcatccccagccccaccccagagcccacacccccagatggagctctcacacccctgcaccacagccctctgccccagccctgatccccctcccacactctgaacccctccaccccacccacaccacatgaattttgttatgtgcaccaatatggaggtgatgtatgacgcatcacctccatattggtgcacataacaaaattcattccgcacatctgtgggaaaaattagagggaacacttacagcaccatgaaatttcaaatttaaatatctgaaaccatgaaatttattatttttaaaatcctatggctgtgaaattgaccaaaatggaccctgaatttggtagagccctataCATCATTAATACAGTATGCAAACAAACTAGTCCTTCAAATTTAATCATACATAAAATGATTACACATCGTTGAACCTAaataatatgtatatataaagAGGAAATGTAGCAATGTGGTAGTCTACTATAGTTATTGATAAGAAAAAGGAGTATCTTACCTTCAGTAATGCCACTGGGGTACCATACAGACCACAACTGTACAATGAAGAAAGGTGCCCAACAAAGGACATATGCAATAACTGTCACCACTGTCATTTTTACAGTCTTGATCATAGCCTTTGAAATACAGTTAATACTGCTTGCTTGGAATGGCAGGACTTGCTTCTGATTTATTGCTTCAAATTCATTCCTTTTTTTCACATGTACGTTCATTAGTATTATTTTGCAGATCTTAACCTGGCATATGGTAAGGATAGCTGTGGGAATGAAGAAAATAGCTACAAAAATCCAAGTCACATATGCCTTTAAGCCCCAAGGTTGGATGAACTCaccccagcattcaaaaatatCTGGAGATATTTCAGTCTTGGAAAAGATAAATACTTGTGGAAGACTAAAAAGCAGTGATATAGACCAGCTGGTGCAAATGGCAGCATTCCAAAGAGCCCTTTTCTTTTGGAAAGTGACCATGGGATAACATACTGCTTGATATCTGTCCACTGTCATGACCACTATCATATAAGTAGAGGCAAACATGCCCAACAACTGCAAATATTTGATAGTTCTGCACAATGCATCTGGCCCTATGAAAATGTCTGTAATATCCCATATTAGTTGGGGAAGTACTTGAAAAAATGCTACCACTAAGTCCGCTATGCTCAGGTGAAGCATGAATACATACATCCTAGATAacttctttcttctcctccacAGTACCAGTATGAGAATAAAATTGCCCACAGATGCTGTCATAAATATTACTCCCAACACAGCAATCTCTAACTGAGCTAATTGCTCATCTCTTTCTTGTCTTCCAACTGGATCTGACTTATTTGTCAAATTCAGGATAAGCTGAGGAAAAAGACTTTCAGTCTGATATTCATTAGCTTGCACAGGAACTGAAAAATTCTTCATAGCGCACAGAAGCTACTTACAGTAGCTGTTACTCACGACTCAGGTTGATAGCTCTGAAGTACGGGCTAGTAAATATATCAGCACTGGTTCAGGTTTCAGTGTGTCTTGAAACAAATCTCCACGCATGAATGAGCCTGAAGCAGCAAACCTGCATCTTGATAGACTTCTCTCTCTTGCTAGAGTGAAAAAAAGGCTTTATATAGTCTTCAAATAGAGTCTTATGTAACTTCATAATCATTTGGTAGGCTGTAGTTGTCTTAGCCAATAGGAAAACAACTAATATAATTgagataaatatataaataaaatgagaaCCACAGAGACTTGAAATAATCAAATCACTTATTTCAGTGCGGCCAAAATCATACTTACATATTTTTACCCATGAGAGCTTTTCCAAATATAAATGTTATGTAAACCAAAACTGTATTCCTCAGTATAATAACTAGAACTTTAGTCATAAATATTTACATGTGGATGGAAAACTTAGGTCCCTGAGTCTGGCTGCATGGTCACTCTAACTCTCTTAGATCCCTGAGACAAAGACCATATCCTAAAAGCTGCgaacacaaagagagagagagattttttccaTTGAGTTTTCTGTTTTCAGATGTCAGTCAGCTGATCTAGAAAAGAAGAGACTTAAATGGTTTAAAATAATCCTTTATTGCAAGAATTCTGGATTCTTTTctaagcaaaaagaaaaataacacaTGGAATACATTACATCTATTGCGACTGCAAGCCTGCTGATGTTTTAATGACAGGGAATGGGCGGGAGGGCAGGAACATTCTGTGGGAAATCCAACCGCTGAAGAGACATGAATGATATAGCAGTCTATAAGACCACTTCTAAACACCAGTCCTACAACCTATTCAGTTgtttaaaggttttaaaataaactgtctaatatttttcttttctctatgTGGAGTAAATTATTTTGATGATTTGAGGAATCTTGTCTAAGTATAGCTTATGAATTCTGTTTTATATGGGGGACTCTCTGTATCTGTATCAgattgcaaactccattttgaaagtGGGGCTTGCTGCCTTTTTTGTTGCCTTTATGCCTCCATCTTGGACTAAATTCTAAGGGGTGGTGGCACATGGCTAACAAAGGCTTAATCTACACTAGCaacttatattggtataactatgttgctcaggggtatggattttgtacacccctgagcgacacagttatatCGACCTATCTCCTGGTGTTGCcagtgctatgttgatgggagggcttctcctgtcggcatagttactatctctcagagaggtggagtacctacaccaatgggagacgccctcctgtcagtgtaggtagcatctgtgatgggttggatcacagaaaccctcttgggaactgccaactgatgtgccaagactacttctgcccctgctttccctgccagcctgggactccagcaccctgtcttgttgagccagacatgccagtctggtccaacaccgacccagggtctgaaccatgtgccgcaaagctgcagacttaactgaaagcagcttgcagaagtgttcctgtctttaacactcatatgcccaactcccaatggggtctaaaccccaaataaatctgttttaccctgtataaagcttatacagggtaaactcataaattgttcgccctctataacactgatagagagatatcacagctgtttgcccccccccaggtattaatacattctctgggttaattaataagtaaacagtgattttattaaatacagaaagtaggatttaagtggttccaagtaatagcagacagaacaaagtgaattaccaagtaaaataaaataaaacacgcaagtctgagtCGAATACATAAgaaaactgagtacagataaaaacctcacccttagagggattccagtaagcttccttttacagactagtctccttctagtctgggtccagcaatcactcacacccccttgtaatagtccggtgcgggGGTTTGCGCCCTCGTAagggccgtcgggcgccaggccgcctcactacacggCCGAATCAGACCTCGGTGCGGGAGGTCTCGGGGTTCctccccttaggcaggggctaaacaaaaggctccctgccgctgcaaggagctccagccctcagtcagggctgggcaGTATACCAGTCCTAAGCTCCGGTTCAGGCAGCCGGAGCTGAGCACTTGCCCAGTCAAATAAGCCCGTATGCTAGCTCAGGGCGGGGTAATACCCCAAGGTTCAAGGGGCTCCGGTCCTGGTAGCGGGAGCGGAGCACTCACAAAGTCAGGAAGCCCCGGCCCTTAGTCGGGGCGGGGCAACGCACAATAGTCGAAAGGGCTCTGGTCCTTACAACAGGAGCTGAGCGCTAACAACGTcaggaagcccaggcccttagtcagggcggggctacaaccaatagttcagggggctcaggtccttgcagcaggagctgagcacaaCAAAGTCAGTAAGCCCAGCCCCTtagtcagggagtgagcaggcaggtaacggcaccccaggccctgggtcagggcggggcagcaaacactCTGCCTAGCCTCAGGACCTCAGGCAGGGGTGAGCAACAAAGTCAGTAGTTTAAgtccaggccctcaatcagggcggggcagccaaaacagcagttctaggctcaggccctcaggtaggggctgagcaatcACACAgtcagttcaggggctcaggccctcaggtaggggctgagcaaacacacagtcagttcaggggctcaggccctcaggtaggggctgagcaaacacacaagCAATAGTTCAAAGCTCAGGCCCTGTGGCAAGGGGCTGAGCGTACAGGGAATAGTtcaaagctcaggcccttaggcaggggctgagcacacaaagGATGGCCGCCCAGGCccaggtcagggcggggcaacaaacaataGTTCTCAGAGGCCCAGgctagggaggaggagagactgccacccggcgtggggtggcaggggggaacacaggcccacccactccactgtgttccagcccggggccctatcagcagcagtccgtctgccgctgggtcagtggggatcctgaccgaaacacactgccataggctcggggtctgctatccccgggccacttcccatctcctcctccatgggtacctgctcctcgctgggctcggcagcggggtcccacaccataggctcctcgggttgctgagggctgtctaggtcgggccgctcctccggtctcgggtccggctcaggttCAGGCGGCTCCTCAGGGTgccgtgctcggggcaggctcggccagtccacctcggggtaccttcctcggggcaatcttggccagtccacctcggggtaccttcctcggggcaatctcggcccgtccacctcggggtaccgcgctcggggcaggctgggccagtccacctcggggtacctgccgagcgggaggtttgagcggcgCTGGGGGTTCGGGTGCCTGGTTCTGGGGAGGCTCGGCCCGTCGGCGTCCGAGTACCTGGTTCGGGataggctccgtctcgcaggagcgtctgtcctctccggccgctcggctccaactgagtgttggggcctggcttttatacttcctgtcccgccccttgacttccggggggcgggaacaggtggtggtggctccgcccacttgagtggcggttctagttcctccctctctggggttggctccgcccacttgggtggctgttctgcctcctctctctctggggccgtcgggcgccaggccaCTTCActacacccctgtagttactgtcctttgttccagtttctttcaggtatccttgggggtggaaaGGCTAtgtctttagccagctgaagacaaaatggaggggtctcccacaggcttaaatagactttctcttgtgggtggagaccccctcctctctcctatgcaaagtccagctccaagatggagttttggagtcacatgggcaagtcacatgtccatgcatgactgagtttcttaccagccaagccacattcctggaaaagctccgatgtggattggcatcttcgagttcattgttggcttaagtggttcttgattgggcacttaatttgcacattcctttctcaagaagctgaccaaatgcttactaaggctacttagaaatcaagcaagtatacagccaatattcctaacttcaaatacaaaaatgaaacatgcatacaaataggaggaatgtattcagtagatcataacctttacatagatatgttacatggcatatgtagcataaaacatattccagttatatcatatatacattcataagcatattcccatgaagcccTATGGGGTACACCATCACAGCATATACCAAAGTGCTACAGTaaggcagctgcatcagtgcagctgctccCGCTGCAACCCTTTTAAGTGCAGACAattggaatagggtgaccagatgtcccggttttatagggacagtcttgatatttggagctttttcttacaataggcacctattaccccccacccctctcccgatttttcatacttgctatctggtcacctaaGCGCAAAGGCAAGTTGTTAAATGTTGATTGGCGATTTAAATGGAGCAGCCTTGCACAAAGAGATGGATACTGCCCAGGGGAAAccagtttttgaagtttttgaacTCTAGAGGTTTTGGCAACTGAGAGTTTGTTTTCACGTACAACTCTACAGCAGCACAATTGCACTGGGGTAGCTGTGCCCCTGTAGCATTTTAGTGAAGATGTTACAGTGTTGACaaaagagcttctcccattggtgtatttaatccacctccccgagagatggtagctatgtctatgggaaaagctctcccatgaatgtagtgctgtctacacagggggttaggtcggtatcaCTATGTCACTCAAGAGTGTAgaattttcacacctctgagcaatgtagatttcctgtgacgggatccctggggtaCCACCTGGAACTGTGAAACCACTATgacccccttaactctccagtctGGGCTGCCTTTCACGATggtttgctagtgacaagcagcaaaccttctcttgaacaatgtaagctcattaattagttcaccaTTTCATCAAAGGATAGTGGACATGAACCAGCCTTTGTAAGCTGAGCAAATTCCCTAAGCACTTTagtcaaactcactggtaaggataaaatattaaaataagtttattaactacagaaagatagattt
The Emys orbicularis isolate rEmyOrb1 chromosome 1, rEmyOrb1.hap1, whole genome shotgun sequence DNA segment above includes these coding regions:
- the LOC135895587 gene encoding arg8-vasotocin receptor-like, with product MKNFSVPVQANEYQTESLFPQLILNLTNKSDPVGRQERDEQLAQLEIAVLGVIFMTASVGNFILILVLWRRRKKLSRMYVFMLHLSIADLVVAFFQVLPQLIWDITDIFIGPDALCRTIKYLQLLGMFASTYMIVVMTVDRYQAVCYPMVTFQKKRALWNAAICTSWSISLLFSLPQVFIFSKTEISPDIFECWGEFIQPWGLKAYVTWIFVAIFFIPTAILTICQVKICKIILMNVHVKKRNEFEAINQKQVLPFQASSINCISKAMIKTVKMTVVTVIAYVLCWAPFFIVQLWSVWYPSGITEGAAFTIIMLLGNLNSCANPWIYMYFCGHIPYCAKKQSKNISAQEESVITGSINLVDREPEENLTCV